A portion of the Acidisarcina polymorpha genome contains these proteins:
- a CDS encoding Uma2 family endonuclease, translating to MTTSTLIPVAEYLSASYRPDCEYVDGELRERNVGESDHSILQAAITAWFWNHRREWQIEVRPEQRVQVSPTRYRVPDICLLKANQAREPIARMPPLVCIEILSKDDTLRSTRERVKDYLTFGTKHVWLLDPAEREAFVCTQRGLHLPITGQLLVEGTDIFLPLEEIFSALD from the coding sequence ATGACCACTTCTACACTCATCCCGGTGGCTGAATACCTGAGCGCAAGCTACCGTCCGGATTGCGAATACGTCGATGGCGAACTCCGGGAGCGCAATGTGGGCGAATCAGATCACAGCATTTTGCAGGCGGCGATCACAGCATGGTTCTGGAACCATCGACGGGAGTGGCAAATCGAAGTGCGTCCGGAGCAGCGCGTACAGGTGTCGCCGACACGGTATCGCGTTCCCGACATTTGCTTGCTGAAGGCGAACCAGGCACGCGAGCCGATCGCCCGTATGCCTCCGCTCGTATGCATTGAGATTCTCTCAAAAGACGACACCCTCAGAAGCACGCGGGAACGGGTAAAAGACTATCTGACCTTCGGGACCAAGCACGTCTGGCTTCTCGACCCTGCTGAGCGGGAAGCGTTCGTTTGCACCCAAAGGGGTCTGCATCTCCCGATCACCGGACAGCTGCTGGTCGAGGGAACTGACATCTTCTTGCCCCTGGAAGAGATCTTCAGCGCCCTCGACTGA
- a CDS encoding glycoside hydrolase family 18 protein has translation MSLRLNRSSQWRLGAALGLLLMFLGIYPPVLSVASLRSHGILVGYFPQWGVYNQYFVKNLLSSGAASLLDQMDYSQGVIADGRCAIGDPNADLNFVYTAANSVNGKADDPSATLRGNFHQLQELRRIYPKLKVLISLEGKPDGFAAAARPENRAAFVSSCINMFVRGHIAPGVEAGRLFDGFDVDWEYPGPADKDNFLALLSEFRRQMDALHAGLKLSIAVAAGVDHYQGFDMKAISAEVDQVNAMNYDYNGPWSHTTGFIAPLYEAAGDPLHQNTVDATIRSYEAAGVPPAKLLLGMPFYAYGWSGVNNVNHGLFQPGQPIRGDHFYSYIQSIEPASKLYRESASQAPWLFDGQNFWTFDDPPSIRAKLGYARQHQLGGVMVWELSNDSADALLLKTIGTNLHARE, from the coding sequence ATGTCGCTCCGATTGAACCGGTCCAGCCAATGGCGGCTGGGCGCAGCCCTAGGTCTCTTGCTGATGTTTCTGGGGATATACCCGCCTGTCCTGAGCGTTGCGAGCCTGCGGTCTCATGGGATTTTAGTAGGCTATTTTCCGCAGTGGGGCGTCTACAACCAGTACTTCGTCAAAAATCTTTTGAGCAGCGGAGCGGCCTCTCTGCTGGACCAGATGGATTACTCGCAGGGCGTAATCGCCGACGGCCGTTGCGCGATCGGCGACCCAAATGCCGACCTGAACTTTGTCTACACCGCAGCCAATAGCGTCAATGGGAAGGCGGACGATCCGTCGGCAACACTCCGCGGCAATTTCCATCAGCTTCAAGAACTCCGGCGCATTTATCCGAAGCTCAAAGTGCTGATCTCGCTTGAGGGGAAGCCGGATGGGTTCGCCGCCGCGGCGAGGCCGGAGAATCGCGCTGCATTTGTCTCCTCGTGCATCAATATGTTCGTTCGCGGCCACATCGCCCCGGGCGTCGAGGCTGGAAGGCTCTTTGACGGCTTCGATGTGGACTGGGAGTATCCGGGTCCGGCCGATAAAGACAATTTCTTGGCATTACTCTCCGAATTTCGCCGCCAGATGGATGCATTGCATGCAGGTCTGAAGCTCTCCATTGCCGTGGCTGCCGGCGTCGATCACTATCAGGGATTCGACATGAAGGCGATCTCTGCGGAGGTGGACCAGGTCAACGCGATGAACTATGACTACAACGGGCCGTGGAGCCACACGACCGGGTTTATCGCGCCGCTTTATGAGGCTGCCGGGGATCCACTACATCAGAATACCGTTGATGCAACGATTCGCAGTTATGAGGCGGCGGGCGTTCCCCCGGCGAAGCTACTGCTCGGAATGCCGTTTTATGCCTACGGATGGAGCGGGGTCAACAACGTAAACCATGGGCTCTTCCAGCCCGGCCAGCCTATTCGAGGAGATCACTTTTACAGTTATATTCAGTCGATCGAACCGGCTTCCAAGCTCTACCGCGAGAGTGCTTCTCAGGCGCCCTGGCTTTTTGATGGCCAGAACTTCTGGACCTTCGACGATCCACCCTCGATACGCGCCAAACTCGGCTATGCGCGTCAGCATCAGCTTGGCGGGGTCATGGTCTGGGAGCTTAGCAACGATTCAGCGGATGCGCTGCTGTTGAAGACAATCGGCACCAACTTGCACGCGCGCGAATGA
- a CDS encoding DinB family protein has product MTAPALSAAEIIDWNEETSKHWQKLFQVYPEALDYDCDVYQARTVRGLLRHIVAVELRYSERLSGNPLTPYEQVPDASADLLFGLHRQAIERYRKLLADPSMNWEEKLEFTTLSAGTQSATRKKILFHALLHGIRHYAQLATLVRKQGVKPDWPMDFLFSGELK; this is encoded by the coding sequence ATGACTGCGCCAGCTCTCAGTGCGGCCGAGATCATCGATTGGAACGAGGAAACCAGCAAGCACTGGCAGAAGCTGTTTCAAGTCTACCCAGAGGCGCTCGATTACGACTGCGACGTATACCAGGCGCGGACGGTGCGCGGGCTTCTGCGGCATATCGTTGCAGTGGAACTTCGCTACTCGGAGCGATTGAGCGGCAATCCACTAACGCCTTATGAACAGGTGCCGGACGCCTCCGCCGATTTATTATTTGGATTGCACCGTCAAGCAATCGAGCGATACCGGAAGCTCTTGGCAGACCCATCAATGAATTGGGAGGAAAAGCTGGAGTTCACGACGCTTTCCGCGGGGACCCAAAGTGCGACGCGCAAGAAGATCCTCTTTCACGCGCTGCTGCATGGCATTCGGCACTACGCGCAATTGGCGACGCTGGTGCGGAAGCAGGGAGTCAAGCCGGATTGGCCGATGGATTTTCTGTTCAGCGGCGAACTGAAATAG
- a CDS encoding Uma2 family endonuclease, translating into MSTPTLISVEHYLATSYSPDCDYVDGEVRERNLGEHEHARLQTAIAAWLWTHRKEWKIIPVVEQRVQVSEKRFRIPDVSVLDRNQPMEPIVRVPPIVCCEVLSRSDTMREMRERCDDYLLFGVRHVWAFDPLRREAFICDAKGFHAPEGEQLAVPGTPIYLPLPQIFAELD; encoded by the coding sequence ATGTCAACTCCTACCCTCATCTCTGTCGAACACTACCTGGCGACGAGCTACAGTCCCGACTGCGACTATGTAGACGGCGAAGTACGGGAGCGCAACTTGGGGGAACACGAACATGCGCGACTGCAGACAGCGATTGCGGCGTGGCTTTGGACGCATCGGAAGGAGTGGAAAATCATTCCCGTCGTCGAGCAGCGTGTCCAGGTCTCGGAGAAGAGGTTTCGCATTCCCGACGTCTCGGTGCTCGATCGCAATCAGCCCATGGAGCCGATTGTGCGGGTCCCTCCGATCGTCTGCTGCGAAGTGCTGTCGCGGTCCGATACTATGCGCGAGATGCGCGAGCGCTGTGATGACTATCTCTTGTTTGGCGTTCGACATGTTTGGGCCTTCGATCCGCTCCGCCGCGAGGCTTTTATCTGCGATGCAAAAGGCTTCCATGCCCCGGAGGGCGAACAGCTGGCTGTTCCCGGCACCCCAATCTACTTGCCTTTGCCGCAGATATTCGCGGAACTCGACTGA
- a CDS encoding MoaD/ThiS family protein encodes MKIHIPTPLRVYTGKQDTVLVDAKTVGEALSQLTVQHPELKKHLYTEEGRLRSFVNVYLNDEDVRYLPEKDTTAVTGADALTIIPSIAGGK; translated from the coding sequence ATGAAGATACATATCCCCACACCGCTCCGCGTGTACACGGGCAAGCAGGACACGGTGCTGGTCGACGCGAAGACGGTCGGCGAGGCGCTGTCGCAGCTGACCGTGCAGCATCCCGAGTTGAAAAAGCATTTGTATACAGAAGAGGGCAGGCTGCGGTCTTTCGTAAACGTCTATTTGAATGACGAAGACGTGCGATACCTTCCCGAAAAAGATACGACCGCCGTGACCGGCGCCGACGCGTTGACGATCATCCCGTCAATCGCGGGCGGAAAGTAG
- a CDS encoding PLP-dependent cysteine synthase family protein → MTTATKFGTGVLERIGNTPLIRLERITAHLPRVQILGKAEWANPGGSVKDRAASAIVADAQARGLLGASSATHGQRLLDATSGNTGIAYAMLGAAMGFGVTLCMPSNVSPERKKILAAYGAEVISTDPADGSDGAIRKARELADDGGDQYYYADQYGNDANWRAHYKSTAPEIWRQTDGQITHFVAGLGTSGTFMGTTRRLKEYSPSIECISMQPDSAFHGLEGMKHMASAIVPAIYDPGLADRNMEMETEKAHAMARRLAREEGVLVGVSAAANVATALKLAEELAEAGTRRAQDAVIVTILCDSADKYLSERFWEE, encoded by the coding sequence ATGACAACTGCTACCAAATTTGGCACCGGAGTACTCGAGCGGATCGGCAACACGCCACTGATCCGTCTGGAACGCATCACCGCACATCTTCCCAGAGTGCAGATCCTGGGGAAAGCCGAGTGGGCTAATCCAGGCGGCTCGGTGAAAGACCGGGCCGCGTCGGCAATTGTGGCCGACGCCCAGGCGCGCGGACTGCTGGGAGCTTCCAGTGCTACTCACGGACAAAGGCTCCTGGACGCAACCAGTGGCAATACCGGGATTGCCTACGCAATGCTGGGGGCGGCGATGGGCTTTGGCGTCACCCTGTGCATGCCTTCGAATGTGTCTCCAGAGCGAAAGAAAATCCTTGCCGCCTATGGAGCCGAGGTGATTTCGACCGATCCGGCGGATGGATCAGATGGCGCGATCCGGAAGGCCCGCGAGCTTGCCGACGACGGTGGAGACCAGTACTACTATGCCGATCAGTATGGGAACGACGCCAATTGGAGGGCGCACTACAAATCCACTGCTCCCGAGATTTGGCGTCAAACTGACGGCCAGATCACCCACTTTGTGGCAGGACTCGGCACCAGCGGCACGTTCATGGGAACGACCCGGCGGTTGAAAGAATATTCTCCCAGTATCGAATGCATCTCCATGCAGCCCGATTCAGCCTTTCATGGCTTAGAGGGCATGAAACACATGGCTTCAGCGATCGTGCCGGCCATCTACGACCCGGGCCTTGCCGACAGGAACATGGAGATGGAGACCGAGAAGGCCCACGCGATGGCCAGGCGGCTGGCGCGGGAAGAAGGTGTGCTGGTCGGAGTTTCGGCGGCTGCCAATGTCGCGACGGCGTTGAAACTTGCAGAAGAACTAGCCGAGGCCGGGACGCGCAGAGCGCAGGACGCGGTCATTGTGACGATTTTGTGTGATTCAGCGGATAAGTACCTAAGCGAACGTTTCTGGGAGGAATAA
- the gatB gene encoding Asp-tRNA(Asn)/Glu-tRNA(Gln) amidotransferase subunit GatB — protein sequence MSASASPSPEILTKYEPVIGLEVHVQLLTRTKAFCGCSSKFGAPPNTNICPTCLGLPGSLPVLNKRAVEFAVLAATAIHCEVRERSIFSRKNYFYPDLPKGYQISQFDKPLAEHGYIDVNTPDGEKRIGITRLHMEEDAGKSIHDGFPESATKTYVDLNRCGTPLIEIVSEPDIRTPDEAYEYLTKLKEILLYTGVSDCNMEEGSLRCDANVSVRPRGQEKFGTKAEVKNVNSFRYIRSALEYEIERQIELIESGGRVVQETRLWNAAEGRTYSMRSKEQAHDYRYFPEPDLPPLIVSDEWKQEIVKQLPELPEAKRARFIEEYEISAQDAQTLTATREFADQFEIAARAAKNPRRVANLVNSELVTRLKIHNLELEQSPVTMKGIAFAADLAEEGKLSSKQWKQLFDIAFEKKEDFQIVYDREKPQQLSDPAAIEKLIDEVIAANPKQVEQYRGGKKTVAAFFVGQVMKLSKGQANPGLLNELVTKKLDV from the coding sequence ATGTCCGCCTCCGCAAGCCCCTCTCCAGAAATCTTGACCAAGTACGAGCCGGTGATCGGACTCGAGGTCCACGTGCAGCTGCTTACCCGAACCAAGGCCTTCTGCGGCTGCTCGTCAAAATTCGGTGCGCCTCCGAACACGAACATCTGCCCCACTTGCCTGGGATTGCCCGGCTCGCTGCCGGTGCTGAACAAGCGGGCAGTCGAATTTGCCGTGCTTGCCGCGACCGCCATTCACTGCGAGGTCCGTGAACGCTCGATCTTCTCCCGAAAGAATTACTTTTACCCCGACCTGCCCAAGGGCTATCAGATTTCGCAGTTTGACAAGCCGCTCGCCGAGCACGGTTACATCGATGTCAATACTCCGGATGGCGAGAAGCGTATCGGCATCACCCGGCTGCACATGGAAGAAGACGCGGGCAAGAGCATTCATGATGGATTTCCCGAGTCGGCCACCAAGACGTATGTTGATCTGAACCGCTGCGGTACGCCTTTGATCGAGATCGTGAGCGAGCCGGATATCCGCACCCCCGACGAAGCCTACGAGTACTTGACCAAGCTGAAGGAAATCCTGCTTTATACCGGTGTCAGCGATTGCAACATGGAAGAGGGCTCGCTGCGCTGCGACGCCAATGTGAGTGTTCGCCCGCGCGGCCAGGAAAAGTTCGGCACCAAGGCCGAGGTCAAGAACGTCAACAGCTTCCGCTATATCCGCTCTGCGCTCGAGTACGAGATCGAACGCCAGATCGAATTGATCGAGAGCGGCGGCCGGGTCGTCCAGGAGACCCGCCTTTGGAACGCCGCCGAAGGCCGTACCTACTCCATGCGTTCTAAGGAACAGGCCCATGACTACCGCTATTTCCCCGAGCCGGATCTGCCGCCGCTGATCGTCAGCGATGAGTGGAAGCAGGAGATCGTCAAGCAGCTACCAGAGTTGCCCGAGGCCAAACGGGCCCGGTTCATCGAGGAATACGAAATCAGCGCCCAGGATGCGCAGACCTTAACCGCGACCCGCGAGTTCGCCGATCAATTCGAAATTGCCGCACGGGCAGCGAAGAACCCACGCCGGGTAGCGAACCTAGTGAACAGTGAACTGGTCACCCGGCTCAAGATTCATAACCTTGAACTCGAGCAGTCGCCCGTCACCATGAAAGGCATCGCCTTCGCCGCCGATCTAGCCGAGGAAGGAAAGCTTTCGAGCAAGCAGTGGAAGCAGCTCTTCGACATCGCCTTCGAGAAGAAGGAAGACTTCCAGATCGTCTATGACCGCGAAAAACCGCAGCAGCTGAGCGATCCGGCTGCGATCGAAAAGCTGATCGACGAAGTCATCGCCGCCAACCCGAAGCAAGTCGAGCAGTATCGCGGCGGGAAGAAGACCGTTGCCGCCTTCTTCGTCGGCCAGGTGATGAAGCTTTCCAAGGGGCAGGCTAATCCGGGGCTGCTCAATGAGTTGGTGACGAAGAAGCTGGATGTCTGA
- a CDS encoding Mov34/MPN/PAD-1 family protein yields MLRLTSAIYEALRTHGEETYPHECCGVLLGRSEAGGNTVEAAVRAGNTRTDSAHNRYNIAPQELVKIQRQAREQGWDIVGFYHSHPDHPAQWSSTDLAEAHWLGCSYVITAVSSGRAEQTNSFLLTGASEEDKSLILEPIELNGVLPEESEEELRSIPA; encoded by the coding sequence ATGCTACGACTCACCTCGGCAATCTATGAAGCACTGCGGACCCATGGCGAAGAAACCTATCCCCATGAGTGTTGTGGCGTGCTGCTGGGGCGGTCGGAGGCAGGCGGAAACACGGTCGAAGCGGCTGTCCGCGCTGGCAACACGCGCACCGACTCGGCTCACAACCGTTACAATATTGCTCCGCAGGAGCTGGTCAAAATCCAGCGGCAGGCGCGGGAACAAGGCTGGGACATTGTCGGTTTTTATCACTCGCACCCCGATCATCCCGCGCAATGGTCGAGCACCGACTTGGCGGAGGCTCACTGGCTTGGCTGTTCCTACGTCATCACCGCGGTAAGCAGCGGAAGGGCCGAGCAGACCAACTCGTTCCTGCTGACTGGCGCCAGCGAAGAAGACAAGTCCCTGATCTTGGAGCCGATCGAATTGAACGGCGTCCTCCCCGAAGAGTCTGAAGAAGAATTGAGGAGCATTCCGGCATGA
- a CDS encoding ABC transporter permease: protein MMTSILNDLLFALRQLAKAPGFAFTAVLTLALGIGANAALFTVIDSVLIRPLPYYAGDRLVIAGTAGDMADDFNSTSWRNLEDIRRRSHVFEDLAGFDGDVAIIQTAQGGETVFGPKLTWNLLNMIGARPAIGRIFSEADGQEGAPPTAILSDELWRKQFSADPSVVGRDIRVGGVPHKVIGVMQPDFRFPDNQIYTTATEAVWLPLQPNKEMQTGRGLNFLNLLGRVKRGVTLAQTRADLAATAHSIERDFPKEARDLRLNAVPYQNVITNSVRPVFAGLVAALGLVLLIACVNVANLQLARCLNRQQEFAVRTALGADRGRLVRQLLVEGGLLSVLGSAIGLGLAAAILWSLHKLPEGMMPRAANIQLRLSVLAVLAVIAVIVTLLSSLLPVLLAWGTQPETALRGQSRSSTPNAARSRLAGWLVSGEVALAAVLLVATGLLFHTLYNLEHERLGFETEHIVTFTATPPDSLGYLAFQNAIGNPGANRAVTSIATRVYQPLLERLRHLPGVRDAALATSTPLDDVNFNSSFEIVGQPKVEGTKNERQTLIRALSGSFPAAIGTPIARGRAISDDDTASAPFVAVINQALADRYFHGANPLGQQIDLGGKETGMLQPYTIVGVVQDNIRHNLTESPKPELSLSYQQVPPDSLFYAILLASATQYVIHTSGSIDLTQSIHHVVQDTAPGFAVDDLKTMETAVEDATGNRRLGVYLIGSFAGLAILMVMAGLYGVLSQLVSQRQQEVGIRIALGATRESILALFLRQSWRLIAFGIVAGVVVSVLATRLVRSFLFGVPALDPWSYLAAGVALVVVGTLAALIPARRASMVEPMEALRNE, encoded by the coding sequence ATGATGACCAGCATCCTCAACGATCTTCTCTTCGCGCTGCGCCAATTGGCCAAGGCCCCCGGTTTTGCCTTCACAGCGGTCTTGACGCTTGCGCTGGGGATTGGAGCGAATGCCGCTCTCTTCACGGTGATCGACTCGGTCTTGATCCGGCCTCTGCCCTACTACGCCGGCGACCGCCTGGTCATCGCTGGCACAGCCGGGGATATGGCAGACGATTTCAACTCGACTTCCTGGCGGAATCTTGAAGACATTCGCCGGCGCTCCCATGTCTTCGAGGACCTTGCTGGCTTTGACGGCGATGTCGCGATTATCCAGACGGCGCAGGGCGGCGAGACCGTCTTTGGACCCAAGCTGACCTGGAACTTGCTCAATATGATTGGCGCGCGGCCAGCGATCGGCAGAATATTCTCTGAGGCTGACGGGCAGGAGGGCGCGCCGCCTACCGCCATCCTCAGCGACGAGTTGTGGCGCAAGCAGTTCTCCGCCGATCCCAGCGTGGTCGGGCGAGATATCCGTGTCGGCGGAGTGCCCCACAAGGTCATCGGCGTGATGCAGCCGGACTTTCGCTTTCCCGACAACCAGATATATACGACCGCGACCGAAGCGGTCTGGCTGCCTCTGCAGCCTAACAAAGAGATGCAGACCGGGCGGGGTCTCAACTTCCTGAATCTGCTCGGCAGGGTGAAGCGTGGAGTTACGCTCGCCCAGACTCGCGCCGATCTGGCCGCGACTGCCCACTCGATTGAGCGAGACTTTCCCAAAGAAGCAAGGGATTTGCGCTTGAACGCAGTGCCTTATCAGAACGTCATCACCAACTCGGTTCGGCCCGTCTTCGCCGGCCTGGTCGCCGCGCTCGGCCTGGTGCTGTTGATCGCCTGCGTCAACGTGGCCAACCTGCAGCTGGCGCGCTGTCTAAATCGTCAGCAGGAGTTTGCGGTGCGCACCGCGCTCGGAGCCGACCGGGGCCGGCTGGTTCGCCAGTTGCTGGTCGAAGGCGGACTGTTGAGTGTGCTTGGCTCGGCGATCGGGCTGGGTCTCGCTGCCGCGATTCTCTGGTCCCTTCACAAGCTGCCTGAGGGCATGATGCCGCGCGCCGCCAACATTCAGCTGCGCCTGTCCGTGCTGGCAGTGCTCGCAGTGATCGCCGTCATTGTCACCCTGCTTTCGTCGCTGCTGCCAGTGTTGTTGGCCTGGGGGACCCAGCCGGAGACGGCTCTACGCGGCCAGTCGCGCTCCTCGACCCCAAACGCGGCGCGTTCCCGGCTTGCGGGATGGCTTGTCTCCGGAGAAGTGGCCCTCGCCGCCGTTCTGCTGGTGGCCACCGGCCTCTTGTTCCACACCCTCTACAACCTTGAACACGAGCGGCTCGGTTTTGAGACTGAACATATTGTCACCTTCACCGCGACGCCCCCTGATTCGCTCGGCTACCTTGCTTTCCAGAATGCGATCGGCAACCCAGGCGCAAACCGGGCGGTTACCTCGATCGCTACCCGCGTTTATCAGCCGCTGCTGGAGCGGCTGCGCCATCTCCCCGGGGTCCGCGACGCGGCGCTGGCGACGTCGACGCCGCTGGACGACGTCAACTTCAACTCCAGCTTTGAAATCGTCGGACAGCCAAAAGTGGAGGGTACGAAGAACGAAAGGCAAACCCTGATCCGGGCCTTGAGTGGCAGCTTTCCCGCCGCCATAGGGACCCCGATCGCCCGAGGCCGCGCCATCTCCGACGACGACACCGCCAGCGCTCCATTTGTCGCGGTCATCAACCAGGCCCTTGCCGACCGATACTTTCACGGCGCCAACCCACTCGGTCAACAAATCGACCTTGGAGGTAAAGAGACGGGAATGCTTCAGCCCTACACCATCGTTGGCGTAGTGCAGGACAACATCCGCCACAATCTCACCGAGTCGCCCAAGCCCGAGCTCTCGCTCTCCTACCAGCAAGTGCCGCCGGATTCCCTCTTCTATGCCATCCTGCTGGCTTCGGCGACGCAGTATGTGATCCACACGAGCGGGAGCATCGACCTCACCCAAAGCATTCACCATGTCGTCCAGGACACCGCTCCCGGCTTCGCGGTTGACGATCTCAAGACGATGGAGACGGCGGTTGAAGACGCCACCGGCAATCGGCGGCTGGGAGTTTATCTCATCGGATCGTTTGCCGGCTTAGCCATATTGATGGTCATGGCCGGGCTTTACGGCGTGCTCTCGCAGTTGGTCTCCCAGCGCCAGCAGGAGGTTGGCATCCGCATCGCCCTTGGCGCCACCAGGGAGTCAATCCTGGCGCTCTTCCTTCGCCAGAGTTGGCGACTGATTGCCTTCGGCATCGTCGCTGGCGTGGTTGTTTCGGTGCTGGCCACGCGGCTGGTTCGCAGCTTTCTGTTCGGCGTGCCAGCTCTCGACCCGTGGTCGTACCTGGCAGCGGGAGTTGCGCTGGTTGTGGTCGGGACCTTGGCCGCTTTGATCCCTGCCCGGCGAGCCTCGATGGTTGAACCAATGGAGGCGCTCAGAAATGAGTAG
- the purD gene encoding phosphoribosylamine--glycine ligase: protein MKVLVIGSGGREHALAWACAKSSRVSEVVCAPGNGGIASVARCVPARQTDLYDLLHVVATEEPDLTIVGPELPLSLGLVDELRRRSLPVFGPTKAAAMLETSKAFAKRFMQRHNIPTAKYAVVSSEAEALESLDLFHLPVVIKADGLAAGKGVLICETKAEAEAAIAGLFSGKLLGTLETSIVIEEFLEGEEISFLLLSDGRHATPLLPAQDHKRIGEGDTGLNTGGMGVYTTDGMLDDKMNAWLVQHVAQPTIDGMAAEETPFTGVLYCGLMMTARGPMVLEYNTRFGDPETQAILVRMESDFVEGLESCVGERLSDTEFRWRGGASACVVAASEGYPGSFQAGRKIEGLAAAGEVAQVFHAGTTVIDGEYFTSGGRVLGVTAAGDSLKEALGLAYEGMSRIHFDGMYYRRDIGYRSLNRMEEEKS, encoded by the coding sequence ATGAAAGTTCTTGTAATCGGATCGGGGGGTCGCGAACATGCCCTCGCCTGGGCCTGCGCCAAGTCTTCCCGAGTCAGCGAAGTCGTCTGTGCTCCTGGGAATGGCGGCATCGCTTCGGTCGCCCGCTGTGTGCCTGCTCGACAGACAGATCTTTACGACCTGCTGCACGTGGTCGCGACGGAGGAACCTGACCTGACGATCGTCGGACCGGAGTTGCCGCTTTCACTGGGACTAGTGGATGAGTTGCGCCGCCGCAGCCTTCCGGTCTTCGGCCCGACCAAGGCAGCGGCGATGCTTGAGACGAGCAAGGCTTTCGCCAAGCGGTTTATGCAGCGGCATAACATTCCGACGGCGAAGTATGCAGTGGTTTCAAGCGAAGCAGAGGCGCTCGAATCCCTCGACTTGTTCCACCTGCCGGTGGTGATCAAGGCTGATGGCCTCGCCGCTGGAAAAGGGGTGCTGATCTGCGAGACCAAAGCAGAGGCGGAAGCCGCCATCGCCGGGCTTTTCAGCGGGAAACTGCTGGGAACGCTGGAAACATCGATCGTGATTGAGGAGTTTCTCGAAGGGGAAGAGATCTCCTTTCTGCTGTTGTCGGATGGGCGACACGCAACGCCGCTGCTTCCCGCGCAGGACCATAAGCGGATCGGGGAGGGAGACACCGGATTGAACACCGGCGGGATGGGCGTCTACACGACCGACGGGATGCTCGATGACAAAATGAATGCGTGGCTGGTGCAGCACGTCGCGCAACCGACGATCGATGGAATGGCTGCTGAGGAGACTCCTTTTACCGGAGTGCTCTATTGTGGACTGATGATGACTGCTCGTGGTCCGATGGTGCTTGAATACAACACCCGCTTCGGCGATCCCGAGACCCAGGCAATCCTGGTTCGCATGGAGAGCGATTTTGTGGAGGGCTTGGAATCGTGCGTGGGCGAGCGGCTCAGCGATACGGAATTCAGGTGGCGAGGCGGCGCCTCCGCCTGCGTAGTGGCCGCCTCGGAGGGCTATCCGGGAAGCTTTCAGGCGGGCAGGAAGATTGAGGGACTCGCAGCCGCCGGAGAAGTCGCACAAGTCTTTCATGCGGGTACGACCGTAATAGACGGCGAATACTTCACCAGCGGAGGCCGGGTCCTGGGCGTAACCGCGGCCGGGGATTCGCTCAAGGAAGCGCTAGGCTTGGCCTATGAAGGGATGAGCCGCATTCATTTCGATGGCATGTATTACCGGCGGGACATCGGCTACCGGTCCCTGAATCGGATGGAAGAGGAAAAATCATGA